GCCGTGACGGCCACGCCGACCCGTATCGGCGCCGGGCTTGGCTTTGGCTTTGGCGTCGGCCGACAGCAGTCGGTCAGCGGGGATCAAGTGAGGTCCGCGGTTAGCCGCTCAACGTATTTCGCGATCACGTCGACCTCCAGGTTCACCTTGTCGCCAACGGCCAGCCCCCCGAGTGTGGTCTGCGCCAGCGTCGTGGGAATCAACGACACCGAGAACCAGTGTCCGCCATGATCCGCGCCGATTCCAACAACGGTCAGCGAAACTCCATCGACCGCGACAGAGCCCTTCTCGACCAGGTACGACTCGGTGCCCTGTGGCAAGGCGAACCGGAACGTGTCCCAGCGCTCGGACCTGTCGCGCCGAACCACTAATGCGACGCCGTCAACGTGACCCTGCACGATGTGCCCGCCCAACCGCGTAGCGGGTGTCACGGCACGCTCCAGGTTCACCGGATCTCCGAGCCGCAGCAGGCCGAGCTTGGTCCGCGAGAGCGTTTCGGGCATTACGTCGACGACGAAGGCTGTGTCCGAGATCGCCGCGACCGTCAAGCAGACCCCTGATACGCAGATCGAATCACCCAACGCAGTCCCGGCGACCACTCGCTGGGCTGCGATCGACATGCGCATTCCTTCACCGGCGGCATCGAGCGCGTCGACCCGGCCAACTTCCTCCACGATTCCGGTGAACATCTCAGATCCTCGCTCCCGGCGACAACGGCAACAGGTCTAGCCGAACATCATCTCCGACGCGCGCGACGGCGGACAGCTCGAACCTGCGCGCCCCGTCAACCGACCCGATCCCCAGGTCTGCAATCGCTCCAGGTCCGGAACCAAGCAGAGCGGGGGCTGCGTACCAAACGACGCGGTCCACGACACCGGCGCGCAAGAAGGCTGTCGCCAGGGTGGGGCCACCTTCGAGCAGCAGGTGGTGGACATCCAGCGCATACAGCTCACTCAAAGCCTCGGCTGGCTCGCGGGTTCTCAGCCGCAGGAATCCCTCCGTTTCACGGATCCGAGCAGCGGCTGGCACCGAGCGTTGACCCATCACCGCTCGTAGAGGCTGACGTTTGGCGCTCCCGCCTCGCGGCCGTGCAGATAACCGGGGATCGTCCGCCAGAAGCGTGCCTGTGCCGATCAGTACAGCGTCAGCTTCAGCCCTGAGCTGGTGAACCTCCTCGCGGGATTCGGGGCCGCTGATCCAGCGGCTGGACCCGTCCCGCGCGGCTACCCGCCCGTCCAAAGTGGCCGCGGTCTTCCACGTGACGAACGGGCGCCCGCTTGACATGGCGAAGGTCCAGTGCGGGTTGACGGCCGCCGACTCCTCTGCCATCAGGCCACCCTCGACGGCGACACCGGCGTCTCTCAGGCGGTCGGCGCCTCCGGATGCTGCAGGATTCGGATCGGCCTGGGCGAAGACGACGCGCGAAACATCTGCCTCGATCAAGGCCGCCGAGCACGGCCCGGTGCGCCCGTGATGATCACAGGGCTCCAGCGACACGACGGCAGTCGCTCCCCGGGAGCGTTGACCGGCTGCTCGCAAAGCCACAACCTCGGCGTGCGGGCCACCCGCGCCTTCATGCCAGCCCTCCGAGACAACGCATCCGTCGCCGTCCAGAATCACGCAGCCGACCCTTGGGTTAGGGCGCGTGTCGGGGGAATTGGCCGCGAGTTCGATCGCACGGCGCAGCGCGGCCTTCTCATCCACGGTCCCATTCTCGCAGCGTTTAGCCAGATGGTGGCTACGTGGTGGCCGCACGCTCCGCGATGGCACGCAGCTCACGGATCGCGCGGTCCGGATCGTTTGACCCGAAGACGGCGCTGCCAGCGACGAACACATCCGCCCCAGCCTCAGCACAGGCTCCGATCGTGTCCGCGGAAACTCCACCGTCGACCTGCAGCCACACATTCGAGCCCTTGATCAACTGGCTGGCCCGGCGAATCTTGGGAACCACAGCGTCGAGAAACGCCTGGCCACCGAAACCCGGCTCCACGGTCATGAGCAACAGCATGTCGATCTCAGGCAGCAGGTCAGCGTACTGCT
The Candidatus Nanopelagicales bacterium DNA segment above includes these coding regions:
- the ribD gene encoding bifunctional diaminohydroxyphosphoribosylaminopyrimidine deaminase/5-amino-6-(5-phosphoribosylamino)uracil reductase RibD, translated to MDEKAALRRAIELAANSPDTRPNPRVGCVILDGDGCVVSEGWHEGAGGPHAEVVALRAAGQRSRGATAVVSLEPCDHHGRTGPCSAALIEADVSRVVFAQADPNPAASGGADRLRDAGVAVEGGLMAEESAAVNPHWTFAMSSGRPFVTWKTAATLDGRVAARDGSSRWISGPESREEVHQLRAEADAVLIGTGTLLADDPRLSARPRGGSAKRQPLRAVMGQRSVPAAARIRETEGFLRLRTREPAEALSELYALDVHHLLLEGGPTLATAFLRAGVVDRVVWYAAPALLGSGPGAIADLGIGSVDGARRFELSAVARVGDDVRLDLLPLSPGARI
- a CDS encoding riboflavin synthase yields the protein MFTGIVEEVGRVDALDAAGEGMRMSIAAQRVVAGTALGDSICVSGVCLTVAAISDTAFVVDVMPETLSRTKLGLLRLGDPVNLERAVTPATRLGGHIVQGHVDGVALVVRRDRSERWDTFRFALPQGTESYLVEKGSVAVDGVSLTVVGIGADHGGHWFSVSLIPTTLAQTTLGGLAVGDKVNLEVDVIAKYVERLTADLT